The Sabethes cyaneus chromosome 1, idSabCyanKW18_F2, whole genome shotgun sequence DNA segment TTCCGTTGGGAGGAACGCTCGGAAGTATCGAGAATGTTATGTTCAACGTCAATTCTTCCAGCGAGTTGCGCAAGCCTTTGGGACAGCTGCAAAGTTCCGTTCAATCGTCCGGACCAGGAAGACGAAAGAGTTCGGATCCGAAGAGTGCAGTAACCGCTGTCGAACGGCGGAATGCACGGGAACGGAACCGCGTTCAGCAGGTCAACAATGGATTCACAGCTTTACGCCAACGGATTCCGGAGGAAATCGCTGAAGCATTCGAGACTGGGGCCAGTCGGGGAGTTCACAAGAAGCTAAGCAAAGTGGAAACCCTCCGAATGGCGGTCGAGTACATAAAATGCCTCGAAAGATTGCTCTCGCTAGATCCGGAAAAGGAAGGTGCCACCATCAAATTCCAACCCCAGCaacagctgcagcagcagccacaacagGAAACTCAACTGCCGGCGACTCCCCCACCGGAGCCGGCACAACCCAACAGTTTCTTTCTGGCTATTAAACCTCGTGCCATGGGAAGTTCCAACGGAACTTCCCTCGACCAGACTCAAATCACAATCATAAACGGTCATCAGTACATTCGGATTCCCGGTACAAACACTTTCCAGTACCTCGATCCGGAAAGCCTGTACGACGAGTCACAGAACGACGGATTGTTCTTTGCCGACAGTAGCTCCGTCACCGATCCGGACGCCATCCTGGAGGACTCGTCGGATCTGATGAGTGAATCGGCTGTCGCTCTGTCACCGCAGAGTAATTTCACCCTGGATCCGGAAGAGAAACGGGACGAATTGATGATTCCCGTCGTCAACCACCACGCAGGTCTGGCGCACGGGCTGGCCTCCGAGGAGGAAGAAAAAATGGTGGCCATGATCAAACAGCAGCAGTACGCGGACATTATGATGATTAAGCACGAACTGCAGGACGACGACGAAGAatcgctgctgctgcagcaaacCGCCAGCGATCCCGCCTTCCTGGAGTCAATCAATTGGTTCGAAAGTCACCACTAGGATTACTTCTGCCCCGGGACGGACGGGGAACGCAAGTTACGTTTAGTGAAGATTAAGCATCTGtacataaaattatttattggaAAGTCGATTTTTATTATTCTAATTATacgaaaatttaatttattatctCCCATTCGGA contains these protein-coding regions:
- the LOC128732658 gene encoding achaete-scute complex protein T8-like, with amino-acid sequence MALPATTIMVRNMSSINQLKRMKLKENQMVFPLGSSDEDFDENGSSAIVIKRKIPLGGTLGSIENVMFNVNSSSELRKPLGQLQSSVQSSGPGRRKSSDPKSAVTAVERRNARERNRVQQVNNGFTALRQRIPEEIAEAFETGASRGVHKKLSKVETLRMAVEYIKCLERLLSLDPEKEGATIKFQPQQQLQQQPQQETQLPATPPPEPAQPNSFFLAIKPRAMGSSNGTSLDQTQITIINGHQYIRIPGTNTFQYLDPESLYDESQNDGLFFADSSSVTDPDAILEDSSDLMSESAVALSPQSNFTLDPEEKRDELMIPVEEEKMVAMIKQQQYADIMMIKHELQDDDEESLLLQQTASDPAFLESINWFESHH